The sequence AAAGGATGTCAAACTCTTataaaacaacagacaacacCTATCTGTAATATATATTCAGATGTTTATGACCAGCCTAATTTTATGCGCACTAGGGTCAGCTGTAACAAGAGGCAGATGTATCGACTTTACTGAATTAATACATGATTTTCCAGACAGATAGGCCTATAGTTTCTCTTGTGCTGTGATGGTAGGCAACATAtgagcaaaataaacaaacaaaataaacaatgagcaaaataaacaaacaaaaaacagaccaTTATTCCATTGAACACATCAGATGCATTCCTGTGGATGGCCTGCCATTGAGTGAATTTAATTAAGTGCAGTATGATTGAATATATTATAGTATGCAGAGTATGTAACAGTAGACCCAAATCACTGACACAGACGCCCTATGccatttgcactatacagttagcagtttattgtttAACGGAAGATTGCCGGGGATTACTTCAGTTACACCGTGTGAATATATCGCCGGCATAACAGAAGCTTCCTGAAAGTCGATCTGTGGAGAAAGGAGGGCTTTGTCTGTAAGACAATAACAGTCATAGGAAGAATGGTTATCATATTTTTCAGTTCGATCTTTGAGGTCAGTAATGGTATGAAAACTATTTCGAGATGACTGAAAGGAAGTTCACTGTTCTGAGTTTcatctgcagcagcaggtgacCCCGCCCACTAGCCTATCTGTCCCTCGGGTGTAGCCTCCGATTGGCTGAGGGGGCTGCGGGTCCTGAGACTGAACGGCAGCCGCTGAGCCAGCGCAAAGCCGAATACAGTTCGCGCTGGAAATGCGAGCTGAGAGCATGGTGGATTCAGCTGCATTGGAGACAGTCTTTATTTTCCATCTCATTCACAAACAggatatttttaaagcattttatttcacgTTCTGTCATCAAGGACTGCTTCACATCTTAGATTCACTGCTTAATTAAAGTGTTTTTACAACTATACATCAACCGGAATTGGATTCAAAAGAAGGTGCATTGAAACGCAAAGGTTCCAGTATTTTGATTTGCCATACATTTGAGGCAATTAATAGGAAGAAATCGGCAAGGCTTTTATTAGGGGAAAAAACCTCCTACTGACGTACGGGAAATATTGGCTAACCGTGGACTGTGAGCCTTAAGATACGTGTTCATACAGCAGCAAGATCCTGCGTCTCTTTTCAGATTTCTGGTTGATTTCTCCTGACTTGATAAggtagttttattttatgttattttactGTGGATTCTTTTTCACTTCCTCACCGGCTGCCAATTTTAAATGGTAGTAGTttgagaagaagagaaaaataactCTAATTGAAATATCGGTATCAACTGGATGGAACAGATGCTTAAAAGCACAATTATTTAAATACCCCCGGATTGTGCTGAAATCTTGTAATGCAGCGAAGAATAACGCATATATATCTGCAATAAACGGGTCTCGTTGGATCTATTTTTATGGACTGGATGGACGGAATGTAGCGTTCACCTAGGGTTGATATTTAACTTCCCTCggattttacatttctttaataGCTATTTCCACCCTCATAATGGTCAATCTGGGCTCTCAGTTTTTCGCTAATATGAATTATCTTCGCCCTTTGCGTTGGGGAAATAGTACACTGAGTCATTTCATGATGTGCTCTCACccttatttttgaattttaatttaacttgGTTGACATAGACATGCGACGAAGTGGATGAGACGCACAGCTACAGTACAGTAAGTAAATAAGATTAAAGTGCGTGAGAGTGTTATGTATTTGAGTTTTTGTTGTCTGGCAGCGCATTTTGGCTTTTATCGgatgtgttttatgtatttttattgtaatgaaCACTGGTGAGATATTCACCGTGATTATGAAAGACACCTGCACACGCAGATGTAAACTCTACACGAAAGTATTCTTATAGATCATTaagggaagaagaaaaaatcaaCAAGTATGCCCTCTaaggaaatgcatttaatacaacTTATTCTAATTGCTCTTCTATTGTGGACTGGGGCGGATTCTGTAATCAATCTGAAATATTCGGTGGACGAGGACCAGAAGGCAGGTACAGTGATCGCAAACATTGCAAAGGACGCAAAAGATGCGGGTTTTGTAATTGATCCTCGGCAGCCTTCCTTGCGAGTTATCTCCAACACTGCGCCGCAATTAGTGGACATCAGCCCAGCCGGACTTCTTATCAACAAGCAAAAGATTGACCGGGATACATTTTGTCGACAGACCCCAAAGTGCTTTATTTCTTTGGAGGTGATGTCCAGCTCAATGGAAATATGTATGATTAGACTGGAAATCAAGGATCTGAACGACAATGCGCCCAGTTTCACTAGAGACCACATTGACCTGAACATTTCGGAGACTGCCGCTCCCGGAACCAGGATACCCCTAGAGGGGGCAAACGATCCGGATTCGGGAAGCTTTGGTGTACAAACGTATGAGATCACCCCAAAAGACATGTTTGGGTTGGATATTAAGACCAGAGGAGACGGTTCCCGATTTGCCGAGCTCGTGTTGGAAAAACCCCtggacagagaaacacagtctCACTACAGTTATGTGATCACTGCCTTAGACGGGGGAGACCCCCCAAAGTTTGATACAGTTACGCTTAATATTAAAGTAATAGATTCAAATGACAACAACCCAGTCTTCGACCAGGCTGTGTACACAGTTAAAGTGATGGAGAACTCTCCGAATAACACCGTAGTCATTGACCTGAATGCAACAGATCCAGATGAAGGCACAAACGGTGAAATAGTATATTCCTTTAACAGTTACGTCTCCGAAAAAACGAGAGATCTCTTCAAAATTGACCCCCGAACCGGTATAATAGCTGTCACTGGGGAACTGGACTACGAGTCGACGAACGTTTACGAAATTGATGTACAAGCAAAAGATTTGGGTCCCAATTCTATCCCAGCTCACTGCAAAGTGACAGTAAACGTTATGGACGCAAATGACAATGTGCCAGTAATTAAGATGTTGTCTGCGAACAGTGAAATGGTCGAAGTGAGTGAAAACGCGCAGCTTGGATATGTCATAGCCCTTGTGAGGGTTTCAGACAGGGACTCGGGGGCTAACGGGAGGGTGCAGCTGCGACTACAAGGAAACGTGCCTTTCAGGCTCCAGGAATATGAAAGCTTTTCCACAATACTTGTTGATGGGAGACTtgacagagaacagagggaCACGTACAACCTAACGATTGAAGCAGTTGACAGTGGTGTTCCTCCTTTGAAAACCACGAAATCACTGACGGTAAAAGTGACTGACGAGAATGACAACCCTCCCCACTTCACGAAACCACATTACCAAGAAATGATCCTGGAAAACAACACCCCGGGGGCGTACTTACTTTCCGTGTCCGCAAGAGACCCCGACCTGGGGTTGAACGGCACCGTGACATACCAAATCATACCTTCTCAGGTTCGAGACATGCCGGTATTTACATATGTGTCAATAAACCCTACTTCTGGTGACATTTATGCCCTGAGATCCTTCAACCACGAACACACAAGAACTTTCGAATTCAAAGTTTTGGCTAAAGATGGAGGGAATCCATCTTTGACCAGTAATGCAACAGTGCGCATTGTTGTTTTAGATGTGAACGACAACACGCCTGTAATGACTGCTCCTCCTTTGATAAATGGCACGGCTGAGGTATCCATTCCAAGAAATGCCGGAGTGGGATATTTAGTTACCCAGGTAAAAGCGGATGACTACGATGAAGGTGAAAACGGAAGACTAACTTACTCCATTTCGGAGGGAGACAGGGCTTACTTTGAAATAGATCAAGTGAATGGTGAGATTCGCACCACAAGGACGTTTGGGGAAAATGCGAAAACCGCCTACGAGATTACTGTGGTGGCACACGACCACGGAAAGACGTCCTTAACCGCCTCCGCATTTATTGTGATCTACCTCTCACCGTACATGAATGAACAGGACTCCATCGGACCGGTGAACTTGTCCCTGATCTTCATCATTGCCCTGGGTTCTATTGCTGCTATCCTGTTTGTCACAATGATATTTGTggcagtaaaatgtaaaagggACAACAAGGAAATCCGAACATACAACTGCAGGTAAACAAcgctttgatttgattttattcagtataatcagagataaagagaagcaacttttaaatttctttttatcAACAGGTATCCCTTTATATAAAACACCTGGTGTATCCAGCCTGGCGACAATGGCAGCATTGTTGCCTGGTGAAGCCCGCCGCAATAATGTGAATTTCATGTTTGGGCCAGTTTGGTGGGAATAATATTGCAGCTATGGCAGCTTTATGGATTATGAGTTGcttctttatatttcttgtaTTAAACGTTGGCCTCTCTGAGCAGCTTAACCGTCTTCTGTCCTTGACttgatcatatttatttattctagTTATTTGTGGTAATGTCGCATTGTTTCATGTAACAGCATATTTTTCCCACAGAAGACACTAATTTGGATAATATTCACAGAAAAGTGCGTCCGCGTGGACACACAATGAAACGGGCTTTCCTGGAGGTAGCTGTTCAGTTCGAAAATTTGTTGGCGCAGTTCAAGGCTGAATTCAGCTGCGCACACTGGACGAAAGCTCTGTCTCTCTAAAACTTGAAGTGGATCGCTCAATCGCTCCTCGCGCTGCACTCCCCCCTTTTTACACTGGTTTTGAAACACCTGCATTGTACTGTGGACACTGCGCCGATGGACTTTATCTGTATTCGTTTGGCGTTCTTAGTTTTACGTCTGCTTTCAATTGTTGCCATATAATTTTGCGTACATATGAACCATGACATATTATTTGTACAATCCTTGTATAAGCATTTCGTCTTGAATGTGCATTGCAAATGCAACAGTAAGGGCGTGTCTACTGAGaataaacactttttaaataaggTGCCAGACATAtaatgttctttaaaaaaataaaataataataataataataataataataataataattctaaaCTATTCTAAAATCTTAAAGAGCAGCAGTAACTGTAGGTGAGCAGTGAGTACATAGAGTCCATATTGCCTATAAGGTCTGATTCATTTTTTAGATTAGCAGAAAGAAATGACTGTCAGGCAGAAATGACAAATGTAGGGGCAAAATAATCAGGCTCCACCTCTAACAAGTGGAGgtctccacccccacctccaaacATCAAACAAACTCTATATTCAAACACGTAGCATTGGCATCATATTACAAGTGATACATGTGGCTGTTGGACATCGAACATGGTCCATGGTTACTGTTGGATACTTGCCGTCATTTATGATACCTTTATGTTGACAATGAAAATTGAGCTTGTTTTATACCGAGGAATAGCAAAACTATGTATAACTTATTTGGAGAGTGTCCTCATAGTTGCCTCTAATTACCATGcctatatttttatttccttgacTGTTAATTAAAACTTGCATTCAATGCTTGAATTCCCTATTGAAAGTCAAACGTTGTGCACAGTGCCTGGGAAGGCTGTTCTTAATCTGTGCTGGCAAACAGCAGGAGACATTAGCTACATGCCAATGAACTTTCACGATATCAGAAACTATCCCTATTCCCAGCATCCAGGACCCGAGCTGGGTATGTGAGCAGATAACATatgattgaatgattgattATGTCATATACTGCAAGTAAAAAAAGATGGTTATTATAATCAGTAACTGATGATTTGTCTGAATTAAGGGtgaatacattatatatatatcaagAGCATAATAAAGTATAATATAGTAATCTGTTTTAGATTCTGTCTTCCTAGTCTTATGCTAGAATGACAAGCACGATCGACATCATTCAGGCTGGAAGAAAACAGCGTCAGACCTGAACTATGATAAATAAGCTTTGGTGTAATAATAGACAATTAACAATGTTTTTCTCAACTCAAATTTGAATAATTGTGCCGTCAAAGTGTGAgacaaaatattgttttcttaATCTCTCGTccacaaaaaaggaacattttttttcatattaatcaGTGACACATAGCCTCATATGACTTTCCTCAGCTACATTAACACTCACCATTTCCAtataaattgcatttgtgacTTTAACCTGAAACCATTTCCATATTTCAGCCAAGACATAACTTTTGTTGACATTCCAGGGATATGATGTTATAACTGAACTCTTAAGCAGTGCCGAAGGTGCACATTTGTCTATGTCTCTGTGCAATGGGGAAAATGAACCCTGTCAATACTGAAATGCAACAGGTTAGGAATTaagtaaatgcattttggtATGTAGTTGACAGAACAAAAGGGAtgcattttttgcagtttgGTTTGATGTTCTGTCTTGGGTAAATTCTCAGTGCATTTTGCCCTTTGAGTGGCCCCGTAGGAGTGCTTATTACATTTGATATGAAAGATGTTCTGCCCTGTAAGAACAATAATGGAGACATTACACTGACATTAGGGCTACATTGGCATGCATTCCTCATATTGCTTCCACATTTGCATAATGTGCATCTTTGGCCTTGCCTTGTTACATGATCAAAGAAAAGGGCAGCCAGAATTGATAAAGGAAAGAAACCTTCATTTAATCCACTCAATGGAAAGAAGAAGCTGCTATCAAATTTTAACCATGTGATGATGGaatcaaaaatacaaatggaaaagGCAATATAAGGCCTTTTCTTCAAGCCAGAGCATCTAACCAGTGCATCCAGAAACGGTAACCTAAATCCAGACTGCCGTCCTGTGAGCACACCTCCCCTCAGATATGTAAACTGTGATGAGAACTCGACCATTGGTTCAAATTTGCTGTCCCAGACTGCATGATGAGAGCTTGCTTTGCTGTGCCATTTCTCCGCTGCTCCTGCCTAACGGACCATGTGTGTTAACGCGTTCTACTGCCTCTTCGCTGTGAGCTGCCTTGAGGCGTTCAATGAACGATACTGCAAGCTGACCATTATTTGCCTGCCAGATCCTAACCCTCCCAATGAGGTGCTCCCAGAGGGCCCTGAGGGAATGaaaggtgcattgtgggtcgCCTCGGTTGCCTGTCATCCTTGTGGGGAAGCACTGTTTTTGCCTTGTGGTAGAGGCCCACCCAGTATGAAACACAAAGGCCATTTCCAGTTCCATACTGAAGATTCCTCTTAAAGACAACTAGGTTCACTGAGGTGGACTAATTTATGTTAATTAATCATTATGGTAGGTGCTCTGTTGTTGAATCACAATTACCTTAGTAGATATCAAATGGCATACAACTATTAGCCAAAAATACTGTAAGCTATGTGCAGAAAATAAAGCCAGATTCCTTAGCTCCCTAATCccttttcaaacaaacacacattttttccttatAAAAAGATTTACCTGGCTGAGTATTTAATCTATATTGATGCACGCAGTGCTTTCAGGTAGTAACCTCTTGAAACCCGATTTACAATGTACTGCTCGGTGTCTGTTCCACTAAGGATTTTCCGTCTGCTTGTCGACTTAGTTACCGAAGTTGGGAGAATGGTATTAGAAGGAGAGACTTTCATTCCTGTTTTTAAGATATGCCCAAGTCACACTCtttctattttttcccccattttgaAGGGTGGGAGCAAACCTGTTTATGAATGCTCTAAAAATGTGATGTTCAGTAGTTATTGGGATTTTTTTCACCCAGAAAAAGGGAAGGAAACGGCAGGCACAGGCAGCATTTCGATGAAAAGTGGAATCTGGAATGTGAAGGATGTAACCTTCTGGGATTAGGGGTGTTATTTCTGCAGGGCAAGAgttatattttacatgaatacattaattCAAGGAGGAAGAAGTGCTCCTATTCTCTAGAGCCTAAAAAAGCAAGCAGACTGTAATTGCATATTGTGTACGGCTATGTAAATAGATGACACTTAAAGAAGTCGGTGTCATAAGATCAGGTCAGGTGGGGGCAAGTTTTGCCGCTGTCTGCAGCTCATAGAATCATCTTAAAATACAGCTTCATCTTCCTCCCTCTTCAGCAGGAACATCCTTTCATAAAGAACCAAAGGGATTTCATTTGCAGCAGTAAAAGCTGAAATGCAAACCGCTGGTCTGAAAAAGCCACTGTGgagaaattcaaatgaatttgaatCTCCACGTATCCTGTGCTCATTGGAAGCCAGTAGAGGAAGGGGCACTCTTTAAATGTGATTGCGTATCCTTCCAGTGgtcctttatttttctgtctgtgccaGTCTGTGTTTCTTGTTGGCATGGCATGTTTGCATTGTGCGTGCTCATTTTGTTATGCGGGGttttgggtttgggggggtgggggcggggggggggggggggggggggggggggagtgcggAGCATGGGGAACAAAGCGAACGGTTGAGGGGGACGGCTTCACTGGCGGCCCAGAGGCCACGTGACCCTGTGGCAGATCTCCGATACCGCCAGTGAGCCGGGGCCCAACAGCCGAGCGCCGCGGCGGGAGCGGCAGAGCTCTGCTATATTGAGTCTGTTCAGTTTCTTCTACCTGCGCAGGGTGGCGGAGTACTCGTACGGCAACCAGAAGAAGTCcagcaagaagaagaagctgaGCAAGAACGACATCCGGCTGGTGCCGCGCGACACGGAGGAGACGCACAAGATGAACGTGGTGAGTTGCTCGTCACTCACCTCCTCGCTCAACTACTTCGACTACCACCAGCAGAGCCTGCCACTGGGCTGCCGGCGCTCGGAGAGCACCTTCCTCAACGTGGAGAACCAGAACGCCCGCAACGCCGCCCCCAACCACAGCTACCACCACACCTTCACCGGCCAGGGGCCGCAGCAGCCCGACCTCATCATCAACGGCGTGCCGTTGCCAGAGGTGAGGCCCGCTCTGTGATGCGAaacttcctgctgctgccaggggtggggggaagggcagggagcggggcgggggaGGCGTGCGAAGGGTGGCTTTAGCAGTATGGCTGTTTCTCACTTCACAGTGTAAGGAAGGCCTGATGAGTGCCTGGTACATATAACTGGGATTGTGTGTAACAGCATACCATACTGGTTCTCTGGATGGTAATGGGATTGAGTGAGCAACTTTAATGGTTTCACGTATCCATAGAgaattattacaaatatttgtGCTCCCttgtgggaattttttttttatttagggCTCCTCCTTGGATGTGATATAGTCAAAATGTTGATTCTTATTAGGTGCAGAGGGTTTATGGGAGATAAATCGCTGGAATTTGCAATGGCAGTTCTAAGTGCATTTTGGAGGGGTGACAAAATAGTTTTGGTTCTTTCATCTCAcctatttttacatgtaaagcGACTGGGAAAACAAGAGCTGGTAAGCCTGCCAAGATACCACATCCCAGCTAATCAGCTGCTTCACACATCAGTTCAGGAGCACATATCAGGAGCAAtcatcactcacacacccaaTGTGCAAACAATCTAACTTGATCCATTTTTGGCAGGGAGAAATTCCACCTCGTGCAGTGGGAGcccagtgttgtgtgtgtgaggtttatTTTTGGATGGAGACCATAGGGCTGGACAGAAGATGCTTCACTGCAGTGGCTGTAAAGGCTGGCGGAGTGTACATCAGCCAGCTCCATGAAATGGTACATTGGAGTCCATGCTCGGCCCGCTTCCCTCTTCCCACTTGGCTGTAGTGCGGGTGGCTGCTTTTAGTGGTAACTGCACCGTAACATAAGAGAAATGGCAATGAAGCATCTTAGTTGAAACATGCAGAGCTGATGCATTTGCTCCAGTCACAGAGTCTAAGAAAAGCACAAAGGGAAAGGCAAGCATTGATTCATTGATGcgttgatctttttttttttttgagcttaTCCAGTATCTGCCTCATTCCTTTCGATCAGGGAGATCAATAGGATGCACTTTGGGCAGCGTTGATTTATTATGGCAGGCTTggaacaagtgtgtgtgtgtgtgtgtgagtgtgtgtgtgtgtgtgtgtgtgtgcgtgtgtgtgggacagTTGTCCCAGCCTGCTGACAATAAAGTGTCCAGTTGCAGGCCCTGTGTGTGCCCCGGATTTCGGCTTATTTACCTGCAGGTAGCATGCGCGCCGTCCTCTGCTCTTTGAGGTGAACAGAAGGATAAACTGTGGATGGGGAGACAAAGCAATTACGCTGTGTTGTTAAACTGAATGCAGCAGCCAGGCACGGCGGCTTAAGCATCTAATAAAGAGGCCTTTGTTGCAGGATTACAGGGCCTTTATTTGCCTCAGTTaatgaaaaaagggaggaaaaaacaaataagataGCA comes from Megalops cyprinoides isolate fMegCyp1 chromosome 3, fMegCyp1.pri, whole genome shotgun sequence and encodes:
- the LOC118774302 gene encoding protocadherin-19-like isoform X3; its protein translation is MPSKEMHLIQLILIALLLWTGADSVINLKYSVDEDQKAGTVIANIAKDAKDAGFVIDPRQPSLRVISNTAPQLVDISPAGLLINKQKIDRDTFCRQTPKCFISLEVMSSSMEICMIRLEIKDLNDNAPSFTRDHIDLNISETAAPGTRIPLEGANDPDSGSFGVQTYEITPKDMFGLDIKTRGDGSRFAELVLEKPLDRETQSHYSYVITALDGGDPPKFDTVTLNIKVIDSNDNNPVFDQAVYTVKVMENSPNNTVVIDLNATDPDEGTNGEIVYSFNSYVSEKTRDLFKIDPRTGIIAVTGELDYESTNVYEIDVQAKDLGPNSIPAHCKVTVNVMDANDNVPVIKMLSANSEMVEVSENAQLGYVIALVRVSDRDSGANGRVQLRLQGNVPFRLQEYESFSTILVDGRLDREQRDTYNLTIEAVDSGVPPLKTTKSLTVKVTDENDNPPHFTKPHYQEMILENNTPGAYLLSVSARDPDLGLNGTVTYQIIPSQVRDMPVFTYVSINPTSGDIYALRSFNHEHTRTFEFKVLAKDGGNPSLTSNATVRIVVLDVNDNTPVMTAPPLINGTAEVSIPRNAGVGYLVTQVKADDYDEGENGRLTYSISEGDRAYFEIDQVNGEIRTTRTFGENAKTAYEITVVAHDHGKTSLTASAFIVIYLSPYMNEQDSIGPVNLSLIFIIALGSIAAILFVTMIFVAVKCKRDNKEIRTYNCSFFYLRRVAEYSYGNQKKSSKKKKLSKNDIRLVPRDTEETHKMNVTENYSIDSSYVNSRAHLIKSTSTFKDLEGNSLKDSGHEESDQTDSEHDVQRTLYADTAVNDALNMSVQPSGGQLPDQDSGETFHCQEECRILGHSDRCWMPRVPMPARAKSPEHGRNVIALPIETSAADVPRYDDCAGTTKRTFATFGKDGPEEAERNEAKGRRTAEPPACSPKANGAVREAGNGREAVSPVKSPVHLKSPLAKPPLAYGTLKRRDVERIAKHTLLRQPEGKDSEPTSREVNQALHDCPGKESPGTRRLKDIVL
- the LOC118774302 gene encoding protocadherin-19-like isoform X1; this encodes MPSKEMHLIQLILIALLLWTGADSVINLKYSVDEDQKAGTVIANIAKDAKDAGFVIDPRQPSLRVISNTAPQLVDISPAGLLINKQKIDRDTFCRQTPKCFISLEVMSSSMEICMIRLEIKDLNDNAPSFTRDHIDLNISETAAPGTRIPLEGANDPDSGSFGVQTYEITPKDMFGLDIKTRGDGSRFAELVLEKPLDRETQSHYSYVITALDGGDPPKFDTVTLNIKVIDSNDNNPVFDQAVYTVKVMENSPNNTVVIDLNATDPDEGTNGEIVYSFNSYVSEKTRDLFKIDPRTGIIAVTGELDYESTNVYEIDVQAKDLGPNSIPAHCKVTVNVMDANDNVPVIKMLSANSEMVEVSENAQLGYVIALVRVSDRDSGANGRVQLRLQGNVPFRLQEYESFSTILVDGRLDREQRDTYNLTIEAVDSGVPPLKTTKSLTVKVTDENDNPPHFTKPHYQEMILENNTPGAYLLSVSARDPDLGLNGTVTYQIIPSQVRDMPVFTYVSINPTSGDIYALRSFNHEHTRTFEFKVLAKDGGNPSLTSNATVRIVVLDVNDNTPVMTAPPLINGTAEVSIPRNAGVGYLVTQVKADDYDEGENGRLTYSISEGDRAYFEIDQVNGEIRTTRTFGENAKTAYEITVVAHDHGKTSLTASAFIVIYLSPYMNEQDSIGPVNLSLIFIIALGSIAAILFVTMIFVAVKCKRDNKEIRTYNCSFFYLRRVAEYSYGNQKKSSKKKKLSKNDIRLVPRDTEETHKMNVVSCSSLTSSLNYFDYHQQSLPLGCRRSESTFLNVENQNARNAAPNHSYHHTFTGQGPQQPDLIINGVPLPETENYSIDSSYVNSRAHLIKSTSTFKDLEGNSLKDSGHEESDQTDSEHDVQRTLYADTAVNDALNMSVQPSGGQLPDQDSGETFHCQEECRILGHSDRCWMPRVPMPARAKSPEHGRNVIALPIETSAADVPRYDDCAGTTKRTFATFGKDGPEEAERNEAKGRRTAEPPACSPKANGAVREAGNGREAVSPVKSPVHLKSPLAKPPLAYGTLKRRDVERIAKHTLLRQPEGKDSEPTSREVNQALHDCPGKESPGTRRLKDIVL
- the LOC118774302 gene encoding protocadherin-19-like isoform X2; this encodes MPSKEMHLIQLILIALLLWTGADSVINLKYSVDEDQKAGTVIANIAKDAKDAGFVIDPRQPSLRVISNTAPQLVDISPAGLLINKQKIDRDTFCRQTPKCFISLEVMSSSMEICMIRLEIKDLNDNAPSFTRDHIDLNISETAAPGTRIPLEGANDPDSGSFGVQTYEITPKDMFGLDIKTRGDGSRFAELVLEKPLDRETQSHYSYVITALDGGDPPKFDTVTLNIKVIDSNDNNPVFDQAVYTVKVMENSPNNTVVIDLNATDPDEGTNGEIVYSFNSYVSEKTRDLFKIDPRTGIIAVTGELDYESTNVYEIDVQAKDLGPNSIPAHCKVTVNVMDANDNVPVIKMLSANSEMVEVSENAQLGYVIALVRVSDRDSGANGRVQLRLQGNVPFRLQEYESFSTILVDGRLDREQRDTYNLTIEAVDSGVPPLKTTKSLTVKVTDENDNPPHFTKPHYQEMILENNTPGAYLLSVSARDPDLGLNGTVTYQIIPSQVRDMPVFTYVSINPTSGDIYALRSFNHEHTRTFEFKVLAKDGGNPSLTSNATVRIVVLDVNDNTPVMTAPPLINGTAEVSIPRNAGVGYLVTQVKADDYDEGENGRLTYSISEGDRAYFEIDQVNGEIRTTRTFGENAKTAYEITVVAHDHGKTSLTASAFIVIYLSPYMNEQDSIGPVNLSLIFIIALGSIAAILFVTMIFVAVKCKRDNKEIRTYNCRVAEYSYGNQKKSSKKKKLSKNDIRLVPRDTEETHKMNVVSCSSLTSSLNYFDYHQQSLPLGCRRSESTFLNVENQNARNAAPNHSYHHTFTGQGPQQPDLIINGVPLPETENYSIDSSYVNSRAHLIKSTSTFKDLEGNSLKDSGHEESDQTDSEHDVQRTLYADTAVNDALNMSVQPSGGQLPDQDSGETFHCQEECRILGHSDRCWMPRVPMPARAKSPEHGRNVIALPIETSAADVPRYDDCAGTTKRTFATFGKDGPEEAERNEAKGRRTAEPPACSPKANGAVREAGNGREAVSPVKSPVHLKSPLAKPPLAYGTLKRRDVERIAKHTLLRQPEGKDSEPTSREVNQALHDCPGKESPGTRRLKDIVL
- the LOC118774302 gene encoding protocadherin-19-like isoform X4, which produces MPSKEMHLIQLILIALLLWTGADSVINLKYSVDEDQKAGTVIANIAKDAKDAGFVIDPRQPSLRVISNTAPQLVDISPAGLLINKQKIDRDTFCRQTPKCFISLEVMSSSMEICMIRLEIKDLNDNAPSFTRDHIDLNISETAAPGTRIPLEGANDPDSGSFGVQTYEITPKDMFGLDIKTRGDGSRFAELVLEKPLDRETQSHYSYVITALDGGDPPKFDTVTLNIKVIDSNDNNPVFDQAVYTVKVMENSPNNTVVIDLNATDPDEGTNGEIVYSFNSYVSEKTRDLFKIDPRTGIIAVTGELDYESTNVYEIDVQAKDLGPNSIPAHCKVTVNVMDANDNVPVIKMLSANSEMVEVSENAQLGYVIALVRVSDRDSGANGRVQLRLQGNVPFRLQEYESFSTILVDGRLDREQRDTYNLTIEAVDSGVPPLKTTKSLTVKVTDENDNPPHFTKPHYQEMILENNTPGAYLLSVSARDPDLGLNGTVTYQIIPSQVRDMPVFTYVSINPTSGDIYALRSFNHEHTRTFEFKVLAKDGGNPSLTSNATVRIVVLDVNDNTPVMTAPPLINGTAEVSIPRNAGVGYLVTQVKADDYDEGENGRLTYSISEGDRAYFEIDQVNGEIRTTRTFGENAKTAYEITVVAHDHGKTSLTASAFIVIYLSPYMNEQDSIGPVNLSLIFIIALGSIAAILFVTMIFVAVKCKRDNKEIRTYNCRVAEYSYGNQKKSSKKKKLSKNDIRLVPRDTEETHKMNVTENYSIDSSYVNSRAHLIKSTSTFKDLEGNSLKDSGHEESDQTDSEHDVQRTLYADTAVNDALNMSVQPSGGQLPDQDSGETFHCQEECRILGHSDRCWMPRVPMPARAKSPEHGRNVIALPIETSAADVPRYDDCAGTTKRTFATFGKDGPEEAERNEAKGRRTAEPPACSPKANGAVREAGNGREAVSPVKSPVHLKSPLAKPPLAYGTLKRRDVERIAKHTLLRQPEGKDSEPTSREVNQALHDCPGKESPGTRRLKDIVL